From one Amaranthus tricolor cultivar Red isolate AtriRed21 chromosome 17, ASM2621246v1, whole genome shotgun sequence genomic stretch:
- the LOC130804558 gene encoding protein CHLORORESPIRATORY REDUCTION 7, chloroplastic encodes MNCFYVAKTIPISKLSSNCNSIFYQFLTDKSSSCSMVLGSYQVFDNANPTYIKLLQITKGYHPQVKTYAAGRRRRANYMDTDTYVYLEPGKKEEFISEEELKAKLKGWLQNWPNSELPPDLARFESLDEAVIFLLKSVCELEIDGDVGSIQWYQVRLD; translated from the exons atgaactGTTTCTATGTTGCTAAGACTATTCCCATCAGTAAGCTTTCTTCAAACTGCAATTCCATCTTTTATCAATTTCTTACAGATAAATCAAGCTCATGTTCCATGGTTTTGGGATCTTACCAAGTTTTTGATAATGCCAACCCAACCTATATCAAACTTCTCCAAATCACTAAGGGCTATCACCCTCAAGTAAAG ACTTATGCAGCAGGTAGGAGAAGAAGAGCAAATTACATGGATACAGATACATATGTTTATTTGGAACCTGGGAAAAAAGAAGAGTTTATTAGTGAAGAAGAATTAAAGGCCAAACTTAAAGGGTGGCTACAAAATTGGCCCAACAGTGAACTACCACCTGACCTTGCTAGATTTGAATCACTTGATGAAGCTGTCATTTTTCTCCTTAAATCTGTATGTGAACTTGAAATTGATGGAGATGTTGGTTCCATTCAATGGTACCAAGTCCGTCTCGACTAA
- the LOC130804559 gene encoding uncharacterized protein LOC130804559 codes for MENPSQPKTALQELHQPLPTLDDFKNNTVDHTQDCSKCKTLGTPDRLKLPKPFKYPERYTSPTDHIISPISKGILARSRRGSALLPPTKIHSKIHELRSHKPVAKSELQMTETEIQGLV; via the exons ATGGAAAATCCATCCCAACCAAAAACAGCCCTTCAAGAATTACACCAACCATTACCAACACTTgatgattttaaaaataatactgTTGATCATACTCAAGATTGCTCCAAGTGCAAAACTTTAGGCACTCCTGATCGTCTTAAGCTTCCTAAACCATTCAAGTATCCCGAAAG GTATACAAGTCCAACAGATCATATAATATCTCCAATATCAAAGGGTATATTAGCTAGATCCCGAAGAGGTTCTGCTCTTCTGCCACCAACCAAAATCCACTCTAAG ATTCATGAACTACGATCCCATAAACCAGTGGCGAAGTCAGAACTTCAGATGACTGAAACCGAAATTCAAGGTTTAGTCTAA